A single window of Penaeus chinensis breed Huanghai No. 1 chromosome 9, ASM1920278v2, whole genome shotgun sequence DNA harbors:
- the LOC125029003 gene encoding sodium/calcium exchanger regulatory protein 1-like translates to MAKIEGKFKMESSENFDEFMKALGVGLVMRKMGNAATPTVEITKDGDTYSMKTTTTFKTTEIKFKLGEEFEETTADGRVVKSTITLDGNKLVHKQVGDKEKKEKDSELLREFSDDKMLMECKVDDVVCKRVYSRVE, encoded by the exons ATGGCCAAGATTGAAGGAAAGTTCAAGATGGAGAGCTCCGAGAACTTCGACGAGTTCATGAAGGCTCTGG GTGTTGGCTTGGTGATGCGCAAGATGGGTAATGCTGCAACCCCCACCGTCGAGATCACCAAGGACGGCGATACCTACTCAATGAAAACGACCACCACTTTTAAGACCACAGAGATCAAGTTCAAGTTGGGGGAGGAATTTGAAGAGACCACAGCTGATGGCCGTGTTGTAAAG TCAACCATTACTTTGGATGGCAACAAGCTAGTTCACAAGCAAGTtggagacaaggagaagaaagagaaggattctGAGCTTCTCCGTGAATTCTCCGATGACAAGATGCTAATG gAGTGCAAGGTTGATGACGTTGTTTGCAAGCGAGTTTACTCTCGTGTTGAATAA
- the LOC125029002 gene encoding cyclin-J-like isoform X1 yields the protein MQRALCKKMARGSTWMTDYAEDVLAWMHTKELQHMAYNGNSPQLAMRGALVEFLRIVSERLKLSVATTHLSVYLLDRFMDAHHISDNQLRLTALTAILLAAKFEEKDMNVPRIPELNAFANSRYSIAIFNSMEAFMLTFFNWSIGTVTVAHFAEFYLMRGVTAGDTMEGATLAEPALARQSLWKATAHFLDISLQDQVFLQWRCSQVAAACVACGRLCCHLLPTWPVSLQATTGYHLQSLSQLMDLLFRLYESEDKASVCSTPDSGYGSRCSSVQGSPVSHRLGEV from the exons CTGTGTAAAAAAATGGCTCGGGGAAGTACTTGGATGACAGATTATGCTGAAGATGTGCTAGCATGGATGCACACCAAGGAACTCCAACATATGGCTTACAATGGGAATTCACCACAG CTGGCAATGCGAGGAGCTCTGGTAGAATTTTTACGTATAGTCAGTGAGCGCTTGAAATTAAGTGTAGCAACAACTCATCTGTCAGTATACCTTCTTGATAGATTTATGGATGCGCATCACATATCTGACAACCAATTACGTCTTACTGCTCTCACTGCTATACTGTTGGCAG CAAAATTTGAAGAGAAGGATATGAATGTGCCAAGAATTCCAGAGTTGAATGCATTTGCCAACAGCAGATATAGCATAGCTATCTTTAACTCAATGGAAGCATTTATGTTGACATTTTTTAACTGGAGCATAG GAACAGTTACGGTTGCCCACTTCGCTGAATTTTATTTAATGCGTGGAGTGACTGCTGGTGACACAATGGAAGGAGCCACACTTGCTGAACCTGCTCTGGCAAGACAGTCGCTTTGGAAGGCAACTGCTCATTTTCTTGATATATCTCTGCAAG ACCAGGTTTTTCTTCAGTGGCGTTGCTCACAGGTGGCAGCTGCTTGTGTTGCATGCGGTCGCTTGTGCTGCCATTTGCTACCAACATGGCCAGTATCTCTCCAAGCAACGACTGGTTACCACCTACAGTCCCTCTCACAGCTTATGGATCTATTGTTTAG GCTGTATGAGAGTGAAGACAAAGCTAGTGTTTGCAGCACTCCTGATTCAGGGTATGGCAGTCGATGCTCCAGCGTCCAAGGTTCACCTGTTTCTCATAGATTAGGGGAAGTATAG
- the LOC125029002 gene encoding cyclin-J-like isoform X2 — translation MARGSTWMTDYAEDVLAWMHTKELQHMAYNGNSPQLAMRGALVEFLRIVSERLKLSVATTHLSVYLLDRFMDAHHISDNQLRLTALTAILLAAKFEEKDMNVPRIPELNAFANSRYSIAIFNSMEAFMLTFFNWSIGTVTVAHFAEFYLMRGVTAGDTMEGATLAEPALARQSLWKATAHFLDISLQDQVFLQWRCSQVAAACVACGRLCCHLLPTWPVSLQATTGYHLQSLSQLMDLLFRLYESEDKASVCSTPDSGYGSRCSSVQGSPVSHRLGEV, via the exons ATGGCTCGGGGAAGTACTTGGATGACAGATTATGCTGAAGATGTGCTAGCATGGATGCACACCAAGGAACTCCAACATATGGCTTACAATGGGAATTCACCACAG CTGGCAATGCGAGGAGCTCTGGTAGAATTTTTACGTATAGTCAGTGAGCGCTTGAAATTAAGTGTAGCAACAACTCATCTGTCAGTATACCTTCTTGATAGATTTATGGATGCGCATCACATATCTGACAACCAATTACGTCTTACTGCTCTCACTGCTATACTGTTGGCAG CAAAATTTGAAGAGAAGGATATGAATGTGCCAAGAATTCCAGAGTTGAATGCATTTGCCAACAGCAGATATAGCATAGCTATCTTTAACTCAATGGAAGCATTTATGTTGACATTTTTTAACTGGAGCATAG GAACAGTTACGGTTGCCCACTTCGCTGAATTTTATTTAATGCGTGGAGTGACTGCTGGTGACACAATGGAAGGAGCCACACTTGCTGAACCTGCTCTGGCAAGACAGTCGCTTTGGAAGGCAACTGCTCATTTTCTTGATATATCTCTGCAAG ACCAGGTTTTTCTTCAGTGGCGTTGCTCACAGGTGGCAGCTGCTTGTGTTGCATGCGGTCGCTTGTGCTGCCATTTGCTACCAACATGGCCAGTATCTCTCCAAGCAACGACTGGTTACCACCTACAGTCCCTCTCACAGCTTATGGATCTATTGTTTAG GCTGTATGAGAGTGAAGACAAAGCTAGTGTTTGCAGCACTCCTGATTCAGGGTATGGCAGTCGATGCTCCAGCGTCCAAGGTTCACCTGTTTCTCATAGATTAGGGGAAGTATAG